A single genomic interval of Astyanax mexicanus isolate ESR-SI-001 chromosome 4, AstMex3_surface, whole genome shotgun sequence harbors:
- the LOC125801356 gene encoding zinc finger protein 239-like, producing MKPSPDMEKHQHSVKSFTKQSDLKKHQHIHTGEKPYHCSDCGGSFTQQRNLKKHQRIHTGERPYHCSDCGKSFTQQRNLKIHQRIHTGEKPYHCSDCGKSFNRQSHLQQHQRIHTGEKPYHCSDCGKSFNQQSNLKSHQRIHTGEKPYHCSDCGKSFTEQSALKIHQRIHTGEKPYHCSDCGKSFTEQSALKIHQRIHTGEKPHHCSDCGKSFTEQSALKKHQRIHTGEKLYHCSDCGKSFNQQSNLKIHQRIHTGEKPYHCSDCGKSFTKQSNLKSHQRIHTGEKPYHCSDCGKSFNQQSHLKKHQRIHTGEKNVPNLSHGN from the coding sequence atgaagccaagtcccgacatggagaaacatcagcactctgtcaagagttttactaaacagagtgatctcaaaaaacaccagcacattcacacaggagagaaaccgtatcactgctcagactgtggggggagttttactcaacagaggaatctcaaaaaacaccagcgcattcacacaggagagagaccgtatcactgctcagactgtgggaagagttttactcaacagaggaatctcaaaatacaccagcgcattcacacaggagagaaaccgtatcactgctcagactgtgggaagagttttaatcgacagagtcatctccaacaacaccagcgcattcacacaggagagaaaccgtatcactgctcagactgtgggaagagttttaatcaacagagtaatctcaaaagtcaccagcgcattcacacaggagagaaaccatatcactgctcagactgtgggaagagttttactgaacagagtgctctcaaaatacaccagcgcattcacacaggagagaaaccgtatcactgctcggactgtgggaagagttttactgaacagagtgctctcaaaatacaccagcgcattcacacaggagagaaaccgcatcactgctcggactgtgggaagagttttactgaacagagtgctctcaaaaaacaccagcgcattcacacaggagagaaactgtatcactgctcagactgtgggaagagttttaatcaacagagtaatctcaaaatacaccagcgcattcacacaggagagaaaccgtatcactgttcagactgtgggaagagttttactaaacagagtaatctcaaaagtcaccagcgcattcacacaggagagaaaccgtatcactgctcagactgtgggaagagttttaatcaacagagtcatctcaaaaaacaccagcgcattcacacaggagagaaaaatgtcccaaatttgtcccatggcaattaa
- the LOC125801369 gene encoding zinc finger protein 501-like — protein MEKHQHSVKSFTKQSDLKKHQRIHTGEKLYHCSDCGKSFNHQSNLKNHQRIHTGEKPYHCSDCWKSFTQQSHLKKHQRIHTGEKPYCCLDCGKSFTEQSALKKHQRIHTGEKPYYCSDCGKSFTEQNSLKKHQRIHTGEKPYYCPDCGKSFTEQGALKKHQRIHTGEKPYHCLDCGKRFTAESHLKIHQRIHTGEKPYYCSDCGKSFTEQSTLKKHQRIHTGEKPYYCSDCGKSFTEQSTLKKHQRIHTGEKPYHCSDCGESFNQQSKLKKHQRIHTGEKTPSMQLKVQIVSLSDRTPYPTQMFHFVTWDTFHQKQT, from the coding sequence atggagaaacatcagcactctgtcaagagttttactaaacagagtgatctcaaaaaacaccagcgcattcacacaggagagaaactgtatcactgctcggactgtgggaagagttttaatcatcagagtaatctcaaaaatcaccagcgcattcacacaggagagaaaccgtatcactgctcagactgttggaagagttttactcaacagagtcatctcaaaaaacaccagcgcattcacacaggagagaaaccgtattgctgcttagactgtggaaagagttttactgaacagagtgctctcaaaaaacaccagcgcattcacacaggagagaaaccgtattactgctcagactgtgggaagagttttactgaacagaatagtctcaaaaaacaccagcgcattcacacaggagagaaaccatattactgcccagactgtgggaagagttttactgaacagggtgctctcaaaaaacaccagcgcattcacacaggagagaaaccgtatcactgcttagactgtgggaagagatttactgcAGAGAGTCATCttaaaattcaccagcgcattcacacaggagagaaaccgtattactgctcagactgtggaaagagttttactgaacagagtactctcaaaaaacaccagcgcattcacacaggagagaaaccgtattactgctcagactgtgggaagagttttactgaacagagtactctcaaaaaacaccagcgcattcacacaggagagaaaccgtatcactgctcagactgtggggagagttttaatcaacagagtaaactcaaaaaacaccagcgcattcacacaggagagaaaactccatccatgcaattaaaagtgcaaatcgtaagtctttcagacagaacaccttatcctacacaaatgtttcactttgtcacttgggacacgttccaccagaaacaaacatga